TCTCAATGCTTCTGTGAGAAAGAAAAGGCCACTTATATATGTCTATGACTTGCCTCCAGAATTCAATAGTCTGCTTCTAGAGGTCAGAAAATTTGCTTCTCTTCCTGTTGCATTCaagtttcataatttattcttATCATTTGACCGGGTCCTGCAGGGACGGCACTTCAAGTTAGCGTGCGTTAACAGAATCTATGATGATAGAAATGCGACGATATGGACAGATATGTTGTACGGTTCCCAGGTACTTCTGAGGCTCCCTGTTTGTTGCTTTATCACTGAGATGCTCAATATATGTTCATAGATTGATCATTGCTGCAGATAGCTCTCTACGAAAGCATTTTGGCAAGTCCACACCGCACATTAAATGGTGATGAAGCAGACTTTTTCTATGTACCTGTTCTTGATTCGTGCATTATCGCCCGAGCTGATGATGCACCACATTTGAGTTTGCAGGTATACTTAGCACTTTCTGCAGTTGCTATTACATACTTGGATTGCACGCTAGTGTACGCAAAGAGATTTTGATAGGTTTCTGGGAAGATATATCACGCGCACACCTATGCCCCTTCTAAGATATGACCGTAAAACGTTGGATTGTGTTTTTCCTCATTTCTCATGGACATTGTTAGTGAATTTCTTGTCCATGCTCTCCGTCTCAGGATCATAAGGGATTAAGGAGCTCTCTCACCTTAGACTTCTATAAGAGGGCGTATGATCACATAGCTGAACAATATCCTTACTGGAACTGCTCTTCAGGAAGGGACCATATTTGGGTATGACATAAAACAGCTTCTTTTCTATCTGTACTCTTAGGGGCATTTTGGATACTTGGAGAGACTGAATCACAGCAGTCAGGTTCCTAAAATGCAGACAAATTCCGGTGTAAGCTAATGATTTTGCCTTTATATGTGAAGGCAGTTCTTTTCCTGGGATGAAGGAGCTTGCTATGCTCCCAAGGAGATATGGAACAGCATGATGTTGGTTCAATGGGGTAACACAAATACGAAGCACAAGGGTTCCACAACAGCTTATTGGGGAGATAACTGGAACGATATTTCTGCTGAGAGAAGAGGAAATCACCCTTGCTTTGATCCTGATAAAGATCTTGTGCTTCCTGCTTGGAAATACCCCGATGCAAATGCTCTCAGTCAAGAATTTTGGGCGAGGTGCATATTCTACCAAGTTTTCCTGCTCTTTTTGGGACGCACTTATGATGTTTGTTGCTTTGGAGAAAGAAGCATTCTAATTATGATCAAAATGAGCTTTTACTTTTCAGGCCATATGAGAAGCGGAAAACATTTTTTTACTTCAATGGTAATCTGGGACCAGCTTATGAATGGGGAAGGCCGCAAGACACGTGAGTACATTTGAGCACTTCTTAAGGTTGAATTAGAATGACATGCATTTGAAGGACATCAACTCCTGGCAAATTCAACATATACAACTTCTTTTGCTCAATATACAGCTATAGCATGGGTATCAGACAGAAAGTGGCAGAAGAATTTGGATCAAGCCCTAACAAGCAGGGCAAGCTCGGGAAACAGCATGAGGAAGATGTGGTTGTGACCCCTCTACGTGCTGGAAATTATCACGAGGATTTAGCCAGTTCCCTGTTCTGTGGGGTGTTTCCTGGAGATGGTTGGAGTGGTCGAATGGAAGATAGTATATTACAAGGATGCATTCCTGTAGTCATTCAGGTAACTGGGTCTGCTCCTTGTTATCCGGGAATATATTAGAAACTTGGATAAATAGATCTGTCTCTCAGCTGATAAGGATATTTTATCCTAGAAAAACTATTAAAATATATCTCAAGTGCTTTTTTCCTCGTGATATATCCAGGATGGAATATACTTGCCATATGAGAACGTGCTCAACTATGAAAGTTTTGCCGTGCGGATTCAAGAAGATGAAATTCCGAACATGATCAAGATTCTCCGGGTAATTACATGaaatagttttaaaaaatgtcGTTGTTAGATTAGGGAAAATAAGCTAACAATGTCATCCATCCATACGTATTGCATCATTTAGGGTTTAAATGAGACGGAAGTCAGGTTCAAGCTGGCAAATGTACAGAGGATCTGGCAGAGGTTTCTCTATCGTGATTCAGTTTTGCTAGAGGCTGAGAGGCAGAAGACTGTTCGTGACTCTGTTGCAGACTGGGCAACGGCGATATTGCAACTTAGCGAAGATGATGTCTTTGCAACTTTTCTTCAGGTATTTTATCTTATTCAAATTCTATCGTGCTTCCATGAACAAAATGAACATTTTCCTTATAAGCGGTCAGTCTGATTGCAGACTTTTCATGATGCAAATGGCATATTATATATCCCTCGGAGAAATAGCAGTCATATCTTCAGGAAATTGATGACCAACTGAtctgatgatttttttttgttttttcatcTCCACAAGGTTTTAAACTACAAGTTGCATAATGATCCTTGGAGGCAACAGCTTGTCCATCGGAAAAAAGATTATGGCTTGCCGAGGGAGTGCTTGATCAGAACCGGCTAATACATTGCACAGCTTGGAACTTTAACTTAAGCAGATCCTGCAGCAGAATCAATCTGCAATATCGACTTGGATATATTCCATGAGGATAGAGCATGCAGTGATCTGATGAGTTGGGCAAAGTAGTTTCAATCCCTGATACACGGGAATGAATAGCAAGCTGGTGAGATGAAACAAAACATGGCTCCCGTTCCTCCGTGAAGGGTATACATGCTCAGTTTGATGGCTCACACAGATTACACGGATATATCTATTTGTGTTTATTCGTTCTTTAGTGGTCAGTCCTCTCAATAATAGCTCGAAACGAGATTCACCGCTGTGCATAATGTAAATGTACAGGATGGATATTAATTTCAATACCATTACATGGTTTTATTTTCTGTCCTGCAGCATCTGTCTTTGcatttgaaactttttgcCGAAACGGCTTTTAAAAGTGTGATTTTTGTGATATATTCCTGTCTAAAGTGTCTAAAGACATCGAACCGAAGAGCTGGCTTGCTGGGCATCTGCAAAGCAATTCTGGAAGAATATTTCTGTAGTACTTTCCAAAAGAATAGGTACCTGAtacgagaaaagaaaaaaaacagtagCATGCCATAAACAAAAGGgcaatttaatattattggtaaaaaatatcaatttttaatactaaattttctcaactattcattaccttttcacaattcaacgacaTAATCATCATTTTCTCTCgaactattcattattatttttttcataattcaacaacacaattattacttttttcttaattattcattactttttcatattttttctcataattcaacaatataattattacaaatcaattaaaatcaaaactcaactctactcaactctaaaatcaaacacaacctTGAAGTTCCACGGCTCACACTCAAAACACCAAAActctgaaaacaaaaacaacTCGTTCTTAATTCTTCTTTTAGCTTTACATGACTGAGTTCTTAGTTTCGATCAAGACCATTGACTTAAGCTCTCAATTCTCAGACATGCGAGTGACTTAAACTCTCTTACTCTTGCTCATAGGTCGCAACAAGCACATCACGACCGAATTTTCTTCCAGAAAATCCAGCGAGGTTTTGTAAGGTTCGAGACGCATTTTGAGAGAGCACGAAACCACAATCTACTTGGGGCCGTTTAGATCATAGGAAAGTTCGAAAATTCCCAGGATTCTTCGCAATGTCCCTTGGAAATTACTTTACTTGTAAGGAAGAGTCTCCAAGAAAAATATTTGACGGATTTCTTGGAAGAAAAATCGGCCCGTCAGAAGTTGGGAAAAGGAATACCAAATAAAGAGGTGGTATTTTGAGAATCCACTAATGaacccttcttttttttttttccctgaaaGTAACGGGATATATTCATTACTGGTAAGAGTACATGCAAAATGcccaagaaaatgaaaattacaagATCAAAACAAATGGAGAGATCCTTTTGACAATTCCATAGGAAAGGTATGGGAAAACCACAAAGcaaataaacataaaataaGTATCGGTCAATCCGAAGTCTCGATCAAAATCTGACGCTGCGTGAATCACGGTTTCTCCCGCCTAAATCTGGATTTAGACTCGAAGAGAATAGAACACAattaaaccctaacgatatgctgaaaggAAAGAGTTatggcaaactcaaagtattatTTATCAATAGGTGTTTCTAAGGTATTTCCTTTACAATGAAGtgaatagcctatatatagagggaacACACATCCATTGACtatagaataggaaactgacatctaTACTCCTCTAAATTATTTTCCTAAAATGGAACAAGGAAATAATCTGAAACAAGAAACTTCAGACTcttgactcaagctaatataggaaacaatatataattaagagaaattgtACTATGGCAATATTCTCCTCTAGTAGCAGCCAgagtcttctagaatatgGGCTGTCACTTTAGGCGGGACTCATCGTCAGAAAAACCTAAGCCCAAAGCTATCCCAAAAGTGAAGGGTAAAGCGTTTTTGATAGAGACTCATTCGGAGCGGGAGATTGAAGCTGATTTTAAAGAGTTAAAGGAATTGCATGTGCTGATTATGAAGGATTTACCATCGCAGAAACAAATTGTGGAGGTGCCAGAGGAAGTAAAGCCCCTACTTGCAAAATTTGAAGAGATCATCCCTGAGGAGTTGCTAGATAGGTTGCCTCCAATGAGAGATATTCAGCACCAAATCGACTTGATGCCTAGAGCAAGCTTACCTAATCTGCCCCATTATCGCATGAGTCCACACGAGAGTGCAATACTCCAGGAGAAAGTAGAGGAACTGCTATGAAAAGGTCATATTCGGGAGAGTTTGAGTCCATGTACCGTGCCTGCATTATTGACTCCGAAGAAAGATGGGAGCTGGCATATGTGTGTCAATAGCAGGGCCATTAACAAGATTACGGTGGGATACAAATTTCTCATTCCAAGGCTTGATGATATGCTGGATCAATTATACGGGGCGGTGGTGTTCTCCAAGATTGACTTTCGGAGTGGATACCACCAGATTTGAATTCATCcaggagatgagtggaagactGTATTTAAAACTAGAGATGGGCTTTATGAGTGGTTGATAATGCCATTCAGGTTGTCGAATGCCCTCAGTACGTTTATGTGTTTGACGAACCAGGTACTCAAACCTTTTTTTGGCCGGTTTGTAGTTGTCTACTTCGatgatattttgatatatagCAAATCGACCGATGACCACCTCATGCATCTATGTGAGGTATTGACTGTGCTGCGGAAGAATAAGTTGATTATCAATCTTAAGAAGTGCAATTTTATGACGCCGCGCTTGTTGTTCCTTGGGTATATAGTAAGCTCGTAAGGCATTCGGGTTGATGATGAGAAGATTAGCGCAATTAGAGATTGGCCTACTCCAAAAATGGTTGGAGAAATAAGAAGTTTCCATGGCCTAACTACATTCTATAGACGGTTTATACGTGACTTCAGCACGATCATGGCCCCAATCACCGAATGCTTGAAGAAGGGGAGGTTTAATTGGGGAGAAGAAGCATAAGCTAGTTTCGCATTGATCAAGGAGAAGTTATGCTCAGCTCTAGTTCTAGCCTTGTCATGTTTTGAGAAACTATTTGAGGTAGAATGCGATGCGAGTGGTGTTAGTATTGGAGCTGTTCTATCACAAGAGAAACGGCCAGTCACATATTTTAGTGAAAAGCTTAGCGATGCTCGTCGAAGTTGGTCAACCTATGATAAGGAATTCTATGCTGTTTTCCGCGGTTGAAGCATTGGGAGCATTATCTTATAGgcaaggagttcattttgtACTCTGATCACCAAGCACTGAAGTATTTGAATAGTCAGAAGCGGATTAGCAGTAACATGCATGCTCAATGGACTACGTTTCTTCAAAAGTTCCCTTTTAAACTAATACACAAATTGGGTGTGCAAAACAAGGTTGCCGATGCATTAAGCAGGCGTGTAGTACTGCTGACAATGTTGAAAATCGAGCTTATCGGGTTCGAAGAATTGAAGGAGCAGTACGCGGATGATGAGGATTTTGCCGAAGCTTGGTCCAAGGTGCAAAATTGCCAAGCAGCTAGAGAGTTTCACAACCATGAGGGATTTCTGATGAGAGGTAACCAGCTTTGCATTTCTCGTTCATCCCTCCGAGAGAAACTGATTAGGGATTTACATGGTGGAGGACTAACTGCACATCTTGGACGTGATAAGACTGTAGCTGTTGTTTCGAAGAGGTTTTATTGGCCTAAATTGCGTCGCAATGTGGAGAAGTTCGTGCGGAGGTGCCATACGTGTCAGACTTCTAAAGGACAGAAGCAAAACACCGGTCTCTATCTACCGTTGTCGATACCTGAGGATATATGGGAGGATTTATCAATGGATTTCATATTGGGATTGCCTTGTACTCAACGGGGTATGGATTCCATCCCTGTTATTGTGGATAGATTATCGAAGATGGCACACTTCATACCGTGCCGAAAAACTACAGATACTTCAAGTGTGGCTCGATTGTTTTTCAAAGAGGTGGTTCGTTTGCACGGTGTTCCTAAGTCCATCATTTCAGATCGAGACACCAGGTTCCTTAGCCATTTTTGGCTTACCTTATGGAGAATGTTCAATGCTTCATTAAAGTTCAATAGCACAGCTCACCCACAGAcagatggtcaaacggaaTCAATGAATAGGACTTTGGCAAATATGGTTCATAGCATTTGTGGAGAAAAATTGAAGCAATGGGATTTCGCTCTTGCTTAAGTCGAATTTGCCTACAATAGTGCAGTTCATAGTGCTACTGGGAGGTCTCCATTCTCCATAGTTTATCAAAAGGTTCCAAGGCATGCTATTGATTTGATCAAGCCACCAAAGACCTACAAAGGCAATGCGGCAGCTGAAAGCATGGCAAAGGAAGTGCAATCAATGCAGCAACAAGTTCATCAAATGTTGGAAGCTATGAATGCGAAGTATAAGAAGGCCGCCGACAAGCATCGCAAGGAGCAACTCTTTTCAGAAGGGGATATGGTGATGGTGTTTCTTCGGAAAGAAAGATTTACAGTTTGAAGTTATAACAAGCTGAAGTCGAAGAAGTATGGTCCATACAAGGtgttgaaaaagataaatgacaATGCGCATGTCATAGATCTTCCCGAGTCCATGGGTATTTCACGCACATTCAATGTGGCGGACATTTACCCCTACTATGATTCGAAGGAGCCATTATATCCCGAGTTTAGCACAAGCTCAAGGCCGAGCTTTCCATAAGAGGGGGAGACTGACGAGGAGTCTCGCTTAAAGTGACAGCCcatattctagaagactccGGCTGCTACTAGAGGAGAATATTGCCATAGTacaatttctcttaattagatattatttcctatattagcttgagtcaggaGTCTAACATTTCTTGTTTCAGATTATTTCCTTGTTCCATTTTAGGAAAATAATTTAGAAGAGTAtagatgtcagtttcctattctagagtcaatggaggtgtgttccctctatatataggctattcaCCTCATTGTAAGGAGATACCTTAGAAATacctattgatgaatgatactttgagtttgcctTGCCGTCCCACACCAACCGTTCTTTCTATCACTTGCCAAGCAAGTAGCATTATCAAATGAGGGCATCAATGTAATTTGAACTCATTCAccatcaattcaataacataccaaaaattataatattgc
The sequence above is drawn from the Punica granatum isolate Tunisia-2019 chromosome 5, ASM765513v2, whole genome shotgun sequence genome and encodes:
- the LOC116208915 gene encoding uncharacterized protein LOC116208915, whose product is MFSSQKWKCSWSLVATSVSVVGLISVLHLFLFPAVPAFDYFGYGSNGGATTNPGELKSLSDLDTRFPADSSNAVVYRGAPWKAQIGRWLSGCDSITEEIKVTEVIGGLSCNDNCSDQGVCNHELGQCRCFHGFTGEGCSERQQLDCNHPATPELPYGRWVVSICPAHCDTTRAMCFCGEGTKYPNRPVAEQCGFQINPPSVPDGPRWTDWAKHDFDNIFTTNTSKTGWCNVDPADAYASKLKFKEQCDCKYDGLWGRFCEVPVSCTCINQCSGHGHCRGGFCQCDRGWYGTDCSSPSVLSTLREWPRWLSPAAIEVPPNPQLLGTLVNLNASVRKKRPLIYVYDLPPEFNSLLLEGRHFKLACVNRIYDDRNATIWTDMLYGSQIALYESILASPHRTLNGDEADFFYVPVLDSCIIARADDAPHLSLQDHKGLRSSLTLDFYKRAYDHIAEQYPYWNCSSGRDHIWFFSWDEGACYAPKEIWNSMMLVQWGNTNTKHKGSTTAYWGDNWNDISAERRGNHPCFDPDKDLVLPAWKYPDANALSQEFWARPYEKRKTFFYFNGNLGPAYEWGRPQDTYSMGIRQKVAEEFGSSPNKQGKLGKQHEEDVVVTPLRAGNYHEDLASSLFCGVFPGDGWSGRMEDSILQGCIPVVIQDGIYLPYENVLNYESFAVRIQEDEIPNMIKILRGLNETEVRFKLANVQRIWQRFLYRDSVLLEAERQKTVRDSVADWATAILQLSEDDVFATFLQVLNYKLHNDPWRQQLVHRKKDYGLPRECLIRTG